A window from bacterium encodes these proteins:
- a CDS encoding helix-turn-helix domain-containing protein translates to MRDSFRRALAEARRAAGLTQAELAARLGTTQSAIARLERGEVVPSVTTLAKLADALGIEFEVRPRSGVVIREPSSALRLVDLRARREELLAIAARYGARNVRVFGSVARGDARPDSDVDFLVELEPDRTVLDLSGLVLDLEEALGRKVHVVEVHRPSDAAQRIDHEAVSL, encoded by the coding sequence TTGCGTGACTCCTTTCGTCGTGCACTCGCCGAGGCGCGCCGCGCGGCCGGTCTGACACAAGCTGAGCTCGCCGCCAGGCTCGGCACCACGCAGTCGGCCATCGCCCGGCTTGAGCGCGGCGAAGTGGTCCCGAGTGTCACAACCCTCGCGAAACTCGCGGACGCTCTCGGCATCGAATTCGAAGTCCGTCCCCGGTCCGGTGTCGTCATTCGCGAGCCGTCATCGGCGTTGAGGCTCGTCGACCTCCGCGCCCGCCGAGAAGAGCTGCTTGCCATAGCGGCAAGATACGGAGCACGGAACGTTCGAGTGTTTGGTTCGGTGGCCCGAGGAGACGCACGGCCCGATAGCGATGTTGACTTTCTCGTCGAGCTGGAACCCGACCGGACGGTCCTTGATCTCAGCGGTCTCGTCCTCGATCTCGAGGAAGCACTGGGTCGCAAGGTCCATGTGGTCGAGGTACACCGCCCATCAGATGCCGCCCAGCGAATCGACCATGAGGCCGTTTCTTTGTGA
- the rplM gene encoding 50S ribosomal protein L13 encodes MRTEVVISGVPKRWFLVDAKGQVLGRLASQVAAVLKGKNRPTYAPSTTGDYVVIVNADKIRLTGRKAQQKIYYRHSGYPGGLRATAAGTMLQRRPEYVIREAVRGMLPKNVLGRACLRKLRIYRGDGHRHAGQQPAALALAGRTAKGRDA; translated from the coding sequence ATGCGCACCGAGGTGGTTATTTCCGGCGTCCCGAAGCGGTGGTTTCTGGTTGACGCCAAAGGCCAGGTGCTGGGCCGCCTGGCGAGCCAGGTGGCGGCCGTGCTCAAGGGCAAGAACCGGCCGACGTACGCGCCGTCGACGACAGGGGACTACGTCGTGATCGTGAACGCCGACAAGATCCGGCTGACCGGCCGCAAGGCGCAACAGAAGATCTATTACCGGCACTCCGGCTATCCGGGAGGCCTCCGGGCCACGGCGGCCGGCACGATGCTGCAGCGGCGTCCGGAGTACGTGATCCGCGAAGCGGTGCGGGGCATGCTGCCCAAGAACGTGCTGGGGCGCGCGTGCCTGCGCAAGCTCCGGATCTACCGCGGCGACGGGCACCGGCACGCGGGGCAACAGCCGGCGGCGCTCGCGCTCGCCGGACGCACAGCGAAGGGACGTGACGCGTGA
- a CDS encoding HepT-like ribonuclease domain-containing protein: MIHDSREHARLRYIRECITLIEQYTRGGRRAFFAETIIQDAVLRRLETLTDAIGKLSNTLRARHPTIPWRQVYGFRNIAAHAYAEIDLTRVWEIVEDYAPMLKSVVDRELDTR; encoded by the coding sequence GTGATTCATGATTCACGGGAGCACGCTCGGCTCCGGTACATTCGCGAGTGCATCACCCTTATCGAACAGTACACACGCGGCGGTCGCAGGGCGTTCTTCGCCGAGACAATTATTCAGGACGCTGTGCTCCGTCGCCTCGAGACGCTGACGGACGCCATCGGTAAGCTCTCCAACACCCTCAGGGCGCGGCATCCGACGATTCCATGGCGGCAGGTCTACGGCTTTCGAAACATCGCGGCCCACGCGTATGCGGAGATTGACCTGACACGGGTGTGGGAGATTGTTGAGGACTATGCGCCGATGCTCAAATCGGTTGTCGACCGGGAACTCGACACCCGGTAG
- the rpsI gene encoding 30S ribosomal protein S9 has translation MASGGRKTSEARVRLVPGTGAITVNDRPLEQHLPRGPLLTIVRQPLAVASAEGRFDVIVSVTGGGVVGQAGAIRLGIARALVAIDPELRSPMRKAGFLTRDPRKKERKKYGHKRARKGFQYSKR, from the coding sequence ATGGCGTCCGGAGGGCGAAAGACGTCGGAGGCTCGGGTGCGTCTCGTGCCGGGGACCGGCGCGATTACCGTCAACGACCGGCCGCTCGAGCAGCACCTTCCCAGGGGACCGTTGCTGACCATCGTCCGCCAGCCCCTGGCCGTCGCCAGCGCCGAGGGGCGGTTCGACGTGATCGTGAGCGTCACGGGCGGCGGCGTCGTCGGTCAGGCCGGCGCGATCCGGCTCGGCATCGCGCGGGCGCTCGTCGCGATCGACCCGGAACTGCGCTCGCCCATGCGGAAGGCCGGGTTTCTCACCCGTGACCCGCGGAAGAAGGAACGGAAGAAGTACGGCCACAAGCGGGCCCGGAAGGGCTTCCAGTACTCCAAGCGTTAG